The DNA window AAGGGCGCGTAGGGGTACTTCAGGGTGAAGACCACCGTGTCCTCGCCGCGCGCCTCGACGCCCGCGATGGCGTCCAGCTCGGTCTTCGAGGCGTTGTTCGTCTTCGCGTCGAGGATCGTGCGGTAGGTGAAGACGACGTCCTTGGCGGAGAAGGGCGCCCCGTCGCTGAACTTCACGCCCTGGCGCAGCTGGTAGGTGTAGGTGAGCCCGTCGGCGGAGACCTCGGGCAGGGCCACGGCGAGCGCGGGCTTCAGCTTCATGTCCGCGTCGTGCGTGAGCAGACCGTCGAAGATCTTGGAGTTGCCGTCCTTGCCGTAGCCGAGCAGCGGGCTGAGGCTTTCCGGCTCGGTCGCGATGCCGACGACGGCGGAGTCCGCGCCTCCCGGTCCGGCCGCCGCACCCCCTCCGGGGTTCGAACAGGCCGCCAGGCCCGTGATGAGTGCGGCGGCCAGCGTCGCCGTGGCCATTCCCCGTACGGTCCGGGCCGTCATGCTGTGCACATCCCTGTTCGCGGTCATCTCTTATTGCAAAGAGCTCGCAATAATGCCAGACAAGAGCAGAAGAAGACGAACCGGGTCACACGGGCGGCCGTCGCCGCACGGGTCTTGCCCCGGCCACGTCCCGCGTGCCATACATGTCTAGACCTTTACGCGGAAGCGGAGGAAGGCATCCCGTGCGACGCACCGCCCCCCTGCTCGCGCTCTGCGCGGCCCTCGCCGGCCTGTCCGCGGCCGCGGCCGGCTGCGGCGCGCCCGACACCGATCCGCCGCCCGCTCCCGCCGGGCTCACCGCGCAGGCCTCCAGCTCCACCACCGTGCACGTGATGTGGGACGCGGCCGCCGAGCGCGACGGGGTCCGCTCCTACCAGGTCTTCGAGGCCGGCCGCATGGTCCGCGAGCTCCCGGCCGGGAAGACGATGGCGGACATCACCGGCCTCGCCCCGCAGACCGGGTACGCCTTCACGGTCCGCGCCCGGGACGCGGCCGGGAACCTCTCCGGGGCGGGCCCGGAAGTCCGGGCGACCACCCCGGCGGCCAAGGCCGAGGACCTGCGGGCGCCCACCGCCCCGGCGACCGCCACCGCCCGGGCCACCGGACCCCGCGCCGCCTGGGTGGCCTGGTCCGCCGCGACGGACGACACGGGCGTGACGGCGTACGACGTCTACCAGGGCGGGGTCCGGATCCACAGCACGGGCCCCGGCGAGAGCGGCACCGCGCTGAGCGGCCTCCAGCCCGACACCGTCTACACCTTCACCGTGCGGGCCCGCGACGGGGCGGACAACTCCTCCCCCGACTCCCCCGCGGTGGACGTGACCACCCCGCCCGCCTCCGGCGGCGGACCGGGCACCGCGCCCGGCGGGTTCACCGCGACCGCCTCGCCCGGCACGGTCACCCTCGGCTGGAGCGCGCCGGACACCGGCCGCGAGACGAGCGAGTACGAGCTGTACGTCAACGGACGTCCCACCACCGTCATCCAGTTCGGCACAGGTGCGGTGCCCAGCGGACGGGCGGAACACCGGATCACGGTGACCGAGCCGGCCGGGACGGTATGGGCCGTGAAGCTGCGCGCCCGGCTGCCCGACGGGAAATGGGGCGCGTTCTCGGCGGAGCGGACCGTCACCCTCGTGACGTGAGACAGGGCGTGGGACCGGACAGCGATCCGGACTGAACGGCACTGCCGGGAAAGAAGATCACGCACAATACATCCGTGTTCGGTGAGTACTCGGTCAACAACAGTCAGGCAGGATCCACGGGCGGCGGCGCTGAGCCAGACTCGGGCACCGTGCCGGGAAACCTGCCGCCGGAATCGGCGAGCTTCGTCGGCCGGGAGAGCGAACTCGGCCTTCTCGACCGCCTGTTGAGTGAACGTAGGTTGATCACCCTCACCGGGGTGGGCGGT is part of the Streptomyces subrutilus genome and encodes:
- a CDS encoding fibronectin type III domain-containing protein; the encoded protein is MRRTAPLLALCAALAGLSAAAAGCGAPDTDPPPAPAGLTAQASSSTTVHVMWDAAAERDGVRSYQVFEAGRMVRELPAGKTMADITGLAPQTGYAFTVRARDAAGNLSGAGPEVRATTPAAKAEDLRAPTAPATATARATGPRAAWVAWSAATDDTGVTAYDVYQGGVRIHSTGPGESGTALSGLQPDTVYTFTVRARDGADNSSPDSPAVDVTTPPASGGGPGTAPGGFTATASPGTVTLGWSAPDTGRETSEYELYVNGRPTTVIQFGTGAVPSGRAEHRITVTEPAGTVWAVKLRARLPDGKWGAFSAERTVTLVT